A genomic window from Erpetoichthys calabaricus chromosome 17, fErpCal1.3, whole genome shotgun sequence includes:
- the map1aa gene encoding microtubule-associated protein 1B isoform X1 yields the protein METEVGPASARCAVAMEIFSETEEPESLQQQVVQHHGERRLASAAVHKGSYYILIVIGELDSDEQLDATRKQIELGLRSWDIDLSVCDLNQQLHLFVTRHSAQFSSEVKGQRILHHKSDVLETVVLVNPSEATVVIEIRSLITDPARHKLIIFSGQSSDQGGDLILQSGIFTFIKFLEVFSDIEVGALLPADDKNRACLTVSCQGEGDWSSLGQQHKHFREFLDFRLNPDPVLPVMEGVSEFTEYVSETVDVPSPFDLLEPPTSGGFLKLSKPCCYIFPGGRGDSALFAVNGFNILVDGGSERKSCFWKLVRHLDRIDSILLTHIGADNLPGINGLLQRKVAEQDEEQSQGSTTYSDWMKNLISPELGVVFFNVPEKLRMPESTLKVKKSIEEASLTLQYLNRLGIKSEPLYRVVSNTIEPLTLFHKMGVGRLDMYVLNPVKDSKEMQFLMQKWAGNSKAKTGIVLPNGKEGEISVPYLTSVTALIVWLPACPTEKIIRVLFPGNAPQNKILEGLEKLKHLDFLRYPVATQKDISSGVPPPVLKQTKIKQRADSKESLKSSPKPQPTLKVAKKEVDVQEEITSLESKDEPQKENKLEKKEEKKIKDIDKSVTKTTKVKTEAVDTFRQEKKKLSKETLIKKHTKDRVYKMGEKKDKEKKEIKKEKRDLKKEDTAKKEDKKESKLKEEKKKETLKPELKKITKPDLKPFTPEVRKTLHKAKVPGKPKTDKNKLKPSKDQVVEQKPNMPVAVESDVILHESDTREQLNAEDRSIVSSPEDLTKDFEELKQEEVLKSEFEAETLGNVLKVNGCTTEDSQILRPPHEEEDTKEVIVSQSMTDSKFPPLESPDEGITTTDGENESPHEDSHISQTKDTYVPVAVVEKFEDEGAEMEGEDEDEEEEGEERDNIVAEETEEDEDMGMGEEEEGEKEMFYSKYEEKDEVQKYMEQTTKIEKRETEQEDEEDEGEIVEKAELEEAEEVIDISEDQTKVKVEELEKEKVQECKNVEGKFITKEYEDDDAHLSNIAGPITAISATVRGATAAEQISYIQDETIPGYSETEQTISDEEIHEETEDRIPHLRYEVSSYDISVPDVAGSFDSIHGMREMKAAALLEETDLASKGYMVVQDPTLAIYSTNIIAAPLAEEEHISSATSITECDKLSSFATSVAEDQSMASVTAPQTEETGKSSLLLDTVNSIPSSSHTEATQGRDYLPSAGTISPTSSLEEDKCFKSPPSEEFQPIAAEGDAAGRTMQVHEEEDEEEEDEYEDQTPNVEMPIRKIQEGYSSPLLLKEKETDFDKCIDISVQPTATNNLGQSLSDPLKMEGNDSSVYMEDNIAIESSKTFSPTLSHHEMLDSGSFIEGEERCLSPDESTIKMASPTQSGPTSAGHTPFHQSPVDEKSETIIGEKNIIEKDINTNETIKDDKEGVKDYPVSEFLRDSVSDSMTSVLEDSTMMHPFTPADKDVPVSSELGKEIIKPDLSDVVEFHSSMEIVHAVTPLEKEGTVKVCELTKEKAVFHGIEKMQFEEQEEEFEISKKKEIEVKESQFLDEEYTCETRSLKDEKLKQLEASITAKSLSGKEYVKGVETPYLQTNATFKKQFVEPTIGQESNSKGIYSDEEEIENDEEEDAKCSGDAGSRPLSLETGKMDFSASKTHLFPASNKLDHCQFPLVEHDLSYAKYEGDFSLPDLQNSNVSKEEMPVNLQREGLPDSFKVPKTSELPESEKNYTHAGSSSKVISITYDLEKTISETEYFMEESGAFSKKEKEAKQEKGGEQEVASPGSSSTFSSFLFEREDIVQIAKDTVNTAEDTSLHSIEKGVKANMSKEVDECLHEIKPENGKVVIFLDENIAVQNIDKNKDISATYCLEEKFSTKEEMSTSKHEAEESFSHVDYLPVTYSESEKGSHFGLYSLEQKSYTEQLKEEREKGQEEEEEREEREPTPFPDDKSFTYTEIYDNKSIQKDIFSSSSTYRQEKQPIHYMEKEEVQTDERPVEPERKYISSEIPVLTDFRQDIPLKKEGCSHLNPTEKETSLVEWGVEAKSSKSIISTKHLLEKEATEEDKEMENEKEFAEQPMEKHKELENDKPLSSQSPPCRLSSEEKPPVSHQAFSEKDSQGWTAPYTESSVQQIDGNILVSATDYSIKADCIISNSYFVKGSVLEQEEIRGMDEEEEEGEQPRESEESASDSDLEKGAKEKSEKECKVAEAPVQYMHEISSAEDVDARYSEIIMEDKHQADYRFGMQEQPTSASPCFEHFSSSSSTKDEVIDNLQKSEFSPSSTASFHPDSYTYICQSNIKELSTGVDNSYSDNEDDAGDENCHPRISYEKPKTKKTDLEGFSHGKLSEDNYFDNKKNETEKQETGNTPSKNKNDLFSSSDLDYNSSSATFSSTSAYDFMSSASVTQSAYQPFGEEFEAPPTTSSEVFKSDTDSACFEYSSFTEENLIVKEKPISSTGALLKDEYLEVSKEVASTKSFSDPTHFSSISPFEELKRFPSSFTASDDSVMKCEGTLQVTALQKEHHQKISDWSEKSDLCSASQNIPSYSVHSQSSFKEDQTRSLFDVSPLLPADSRVKCFYEESDNAEEETYLYETEDNTLPCRVECQRLPPTAPVEQNVLEHEETQGFYGISSPCLSSDTSSHLPDVLSSFPQPSLQASQANGPTEISMSPPAVPFGAPEALSIESPSHIHVKPENKLEEEKAAEDEKKKEKSSASVCIVEHGKKVIPPASAFHSSEVQCKEDKERTSERMTRPVSLSSAEHSFSSSCYSETSDRPREDSEEPPDICMGATSSFSPSSIGFSSCEYKHRKGELSPSFINPSPHRLSSEEDDEEEGSEQSQEGDDHKQLSSSKRHLHQHHYHGHHGDDSQHLPGAMASGLATAGEDTPPTSVSESLPSQSDSDVPPETEECPSITADANMDSDEDAEFLPVDKSAAVGGSNHHTSVSRSERGYDPPPAPLMDPFPHPPHPDVCMIDPEVLLNDHNLVNRSDKMLKKDMKNNKGVRKPLNKSKSASPGRKTDTRGKRSPTPAKQLQSAKDSIEKSPRTTSVRKKDGEKTSKSLHMSDMQGSRGEDKDEVTRSSPGHNLGRGLVNGIKNNTVSSSQKSASGVPPGPPIYVDLAYIPNHCSAKNVDQEFFKRVRAAYYVVSGNDSGSGEPSRSVLDALLEGKSQWGNNLQVTLIPTHDTEVTREWYQQTHEKQQELNIMVLASSSTVVMQDESFPACKIEF from the exons GACAAAGGATTCTTCATCACAAAAGTGATGTCCTAGAAACAGTGGTTTTGGTAAACCCATCAGAAGCCACGGTTGTCATAGAG ATTCGCTCACTGATCACTGATCCTGCCAGACACAAACTTATAATTTTTAGTGGCCAAAGCTCTGACCAGGGAGGGGACCTTATACTGCAAAGTGGGATCTTCACCTTCATTAAATTCTTGGAGGTCTTTTCTGACATTGAG gtagGAGCACTCCTCCCTGCTGACGACAAGAACCGTGCTTGTTTAACAGTTTCCTGTCAAGGAGaaggagactggagttccctTGGACAGCAGCACAAGCACTTTAGGGAATTTCTGGATTTCCGATTAAACCCTGACCCTGTGCTGCCTGTGATGGAGGGTGTCTCAGAATTCACAGAGTACGTCTCAGAGACTGTTGATGTGCCCTCACCTTTTGACCTTCTGGAGCCTCCTACTTCAGGTGGTTTCCTGAAGCTATCTAAACCTTGCTGCTATATCTTTCCTGGAGGGAGAGGAGACTCTGCTTTGTTTGCAGTTAATGGTTTCAACATTCTGGTGGATGGAGGCTCAGAAAGGAAGTCTTGTTTTTGGAAACTGGTTCGCCACCTGGATCGGATTGATTCTATCCTCCTTACCCATATAGGAGCAGACAACCTACCTGGAATTAATGGACTACTGCAGAGAAAGGTTGCTGAGCAAGATGAGGAGCAGTCTCAGGGCTCCACCACCTACAGTGACTGGATGAAAAATCTTATATCACCTGAGCTAGGGGTAGTGTTCTTCAATGTCCCTGAGAAGCTACGAATGCCAGAATCTActctgaaagtaaagaaaagcATTGAAGAAGCTTCTCTTACCCTTCAGTATCTTAACAGACTAGGAATAAAATCTGAGCCTCTTTACAGGGTTGTCAGTAATACCATTGAGCCCCTCACTCTGTTTCACAAGATGGGAGTAGGCAGACTTGATATGTATGTTTTAAACCCTGTTAAGGATAGCAAAGAGATGCAGTTCCTAATGCAGAAATGGGCAGGTAACAGTAAAGCCAAAACTGGCATTGTTTTACCAAATGGAAAAGAAGGGGAAATTTCTGTTCCCTACCTGACATCTGTCACAGCATTGATTGTCTGGCTCCCAGCTTGCCCCACAGAAAAGATTATCCGTGTGTTGTTTCCGGGAAATGctccacaaaataaaattttggaaGGACTGGAGAAATTGAAGCATTTAGATTTCCTGAGATATCCAGTGGCAACTCAGAAGGACATTTCTTCAGGTGTGCCACCCCCTGTTCTAAAAcagaccaaaataaaacaaagggcAGACAGCAAGGAAAGTTTAAAATCTTCACCAAAACCACAACCTACATTAAAGGTAGCCAAGAAAGAGGTGGATGTTCAAGAGGAGATAACAAGTCTTGAATCAAAGGATGAgccccaaaaagaaaacaaattggagaaaaaagaagagaagaaaataaaagatattGATAAATCTGTCACAAAGACAACTAAGGTCAAAACTGAAGCAGTTGATACTTTTAGACAAGAAAAGAAGAAACTATCAAAGGAAACGTTGATCAAGAAACATACCAAGGACAGGGTATATAAGATGggagaaaagaaagacaaagagaagaaggAGATCAAAAAGGAAAAACGGGATCTAAAGAAAGAGGatactgccaaaaaagaagataaaaaagaatcaaaacttaaagaagagaaaaagaaagaaactctcaagccagaactgaaaaaaataacaaaaccagaTTTAAAACCATTTACCCCTGAGGTAAGGAAAACTTTGCACAAAGCAAAAGTACCTGGcaagcctaaaacagataaaaacaaactcaAACCTTCCAAGGATCAGGTGGTTGAGCAAAAACCTAATATGCCAGTTGCTGTTGAATCTGACGTAATATTACATGAATCTGACACAAGGGAACAATTGAATGCAGAGGACCGATCTATTGTATCCTCCCCAGAAGACCTTACTAAAGATTTTGAGGAATTAAAGCAGGAAGAGGTGTTGAAATCAGAATTCGAAGCAGAGACATTAGGAAATGTTCTTAAAGTAAATGGCTGTACTACAGAAGACTCCCAGATCCTTAGGCCTCCTCATGAAGAAGAAGACACAAAGGAAGTAATTGTTTCACAAAGCATGACTGATTCAAAGTTTCCACCTCTTGAGTCTCCAGATGAAGGGATTACTACTACAGATGGAGAAAATGAATCCCCTCATGAAGATAGTCATATATCACAGACCAAAGACACTTATGTTCCTGTTGCAGTAGTGGAAAAGTTTGAAGATGAAGGAGCAGAAATGGAAGGGGAAGatgaggatgaagaagaagaaggagaagaaagagacaatatagtagcagaggagacagaagaagatgaagacaTGGGGAtgggagaagaagaggaaggagaaaaagaaatgttttatagCAAATATGAGGAAAAAGATGAGGTTCAGAAATATATGGAACAAACTACAAAGAtagaaaaaagagaaactgaacaggaagatgaagaagatgaagggGAAATTGTTGAAAAAGCTGAATTAGAAGAGGCAGAGGAAGTTATTGACATAAGTGAAGATCAAACCAAGGTTAAAGTTGAAGAATTGGAAAAGGAAAAGGTCCAGGAATGTAAAAATGTGGAAGGGAAATTTATTACTAAAGAATATGAAGATGATGATGCACACTTATCTAATATAGCGGGACCAATAACTGCTATCAGTGCAACTGTTCGTGGAGCTACAGCTGCTGAACAGATATCTTATATCCAGGATGAAACAATCCCAGGTTATTCTGAAACTGAACAAACTATTTCTGATGAAGAaatacatgaagagacagaagacaGGATACCACATCTTCGTTATGAGGTTAGTTCATATGACATCTCTGTGCCAGATGTGGCTGGGTCTTTTGACAGCATACATGGAATGAGAGAGATGAAGGCAGCAGCTTTgttggaagaaactgatttggcCAGTAAGGGCTATATGGTTGTGCAGGACCCAACCTTAGCTATTTATTCTACTAATATCATTGCTGCCCCCTTGGCAGAAGAGGAGCATATATCATCTGCAACTTCAATTACTGAATGTGACAAACTGTCTTCTTTTGCTACCTCAGTAGCGGAAGACCAGTCCATGGCATCAGTGACAGCTCCACAAACTGAAGAAACTGGGAAGAGTTCTTTATTGTTAGACACTGTCAACAGCATTCCATCTTCCTCCCATACAGAAGCCACACAGGGAAGAGATTACTTACCTTCAGCTGGAACTATTTCTCCTACGTCATCACTAGAAGAAGACAAGTGCTTTAAATCTCCTCCATCTGAGGAGTTTCAGCCTATAGCTGCAGAAGGAGATGCAGCAGGGAGGACAATGCAAGTCCATGAAGAAGAGgatgaagaggaagaggatgagtaTGAGGATCAGACACCCAATGTTGAAATGCCTATTAGAAAAATCCAGGAAGGTTACAGTTCACCACTgctgctgaaagaaaaagaaactgatttTGACAAATGCATTGATATATCAGTTCAACCCACTGCAACAAACAATTTAGGCCAGTCATTGAGTGACCCTCTGAAGATGGAGGGTAATGATTCTTCAGTCTACATGGAGGACAATATTGCTATAGAATCCTCTAAAACATTTTCTCCTACTCTCAGTCATCATGAAATGTTAGATTCGGGCTCTTTTATTGAAGGTGAAGAAAGATGCCTTAGTCCAGATGAGAGCACAATCAAAATGGCATCTCCAACACAGTCTGGTCCAACTAGTGCAGGGCACACACCTTTCCATCAATCCCCAGTTGATGAAAAAAGTGAGACCATcattggagaaaaaaatattattgaaaaagatattaatacaaatgaaactattaaagatGACAAGGAAGGAGTTAAAGATTATCCTGTGTCTGAGTTTCTTAGAGACAGTGTTTCAGACTCAATGACTTCAGTATTGGAGGACTCGACCATGATGCATCCTTTTACACCTGCGGATAAAGACGTGCCTGTCTCTTCAGAACTGGGGAAAGAGATCATAAAGCCTGATCTTTCAGATGTTGTTGAATTTCACTCTTCCATGGAAATTGTTCATGCAGTAACACCATTAGAAAAAGAAGGGACTGTCAAGGTGTGTGAATTGACTAAAGAAAAGGCTGTATTCCATGGAATAGAAAAAATGCAATTTGAGGAACAggaagaagaatttgaaattagcaaaaaaaaggaaatagaagTAAAGGAGAGTCAGTTTCTGGATGAAGAATACACATGTGAAACTAGATCACTAAAGGATGAAAAGCTGAAGCAACTAGAGGCATCTATAACTGCAAAGTCATTGTCAGGTAAAGAATATGTAAAGGGTGTGGAAACTCCTTACCTTCAAACCAACGCTACGTTTAAGAAGCAGTTTGTAGAACCCACCATAGGTCAAGAAAGTAATTCTAAAGGTATATATTCTGATGAAGAGGAGATTGAAAATGATGAGGAAGAAGATGCTAAATGTTCTGGGGACGCAGGGTCTAGGCCATTATCTCTAGAAACTGGAAAAATGGACTTTTCTGCTAGTAAGACTCACTTATTTCCAGCTTCTAATAAGCTTGATCATTGCCAGTTTCCATTAGTGGAACATGATTTATCTTACGCTAAATATGAAGGTGATTTTTCATTACCTGACTTACAGAATTCAAATGTTTCAAAAGAAGAAATGCCAGTTAATTTACAGAGAGAAGGTCTTCCTGATTCTTTCAAAGTGCCCAAGACTAGTGAATTACCAGAGTCTGAAAAGAATTACACACATGCAGGGAGTTCTTCCAAAGTAATCTCAATAACCTATGATTTAGAAAAAACAATTTCAGAGACTGAATATTTTATGGAAGAATCTGGGGctttttcaaagaaagaaaaggaagcaaaACAAGAGAAAGGTGGTGAACAAGAGGTGGCCTCTCCTGGTAGCTCCTCtaccttttcttctttcctttttgaGAGAGAAGATATAGTGCAGATTGCCAAAGATACAGTTAATACTGCCGAAGATACAAGTTTACATTCTATTGAGAAGGGTGTCAAAGCCAACATGTCCAAGGAAGTGGATGAATGTCTACATGAGATTAAGCCAGAAAATGGGAAAGTGGTTATTTTTCTTGATGAGAATATTGCAGTTCAAAacatagataaaaacaaagatatttctgCAACATATTGTTTGGAAGAAAAGTTTTCAACTAAGGAAGAGATGTCTACTTCCAAACACGAAGCAGAAGAATCATTTAGTCATGTTGATTATCTTCCTGTTACTTATTCAGAATCTGAAAAAGGCTCACATTTTGGACTTTATAGCTTGGAACAAAAGAGTTACACAGAACAGCTAAAAGAAGAGCGTGAAAAGGgtcaagaggaagaggaggagagggaggAAAGAGAACCAACCCCTTTCCCAGATGATAAGAGCTTTACATATACTGAAATCTATGACAACAAAAGCATACAAAAGGATATATTTTCTTCTAGTTCCACCTATCGGCAAGAAAAGCAACCAATTCACTATATGGAAAAGGAAGAGGTGCAGACAGATGAGAGGCCTGTTGAACCTGAAAGAAAATATATTAGTTCAGAAATTCCAGTTTTAACTGACTTCAGGCAGGACATCCCTTTAAAAAAAGAAGGTTGTTCACATCTAAACccaactgaaaaagaaacatcTTTAGTGGAATGGGGAGTAGAGGCTAAGAGTTCCAAAAGCATTATATCAACAAAACATCTACTAGAGAAAGAGGCCAcagaagaagataaagaaatggaaaatgaaaaagaatttgcAGAGCAACCTATGGAGAAGCACAAAGAACTAGAAAATGACAAGCCATTATCATCCCAGTCTCCACCCTGCCGCTTATCTTCAGAAGAGAAGCCTCCAGTTTCTCATCAAGCCTTCTCAGAAAAAGATAGTCAGGGATGGACTGCACCTTACACTGAATCTTCAGTGCAACAGATTGATGGCAACATTCTTGTCTCTGCCACAGACTATTCCATAAAGGCTGACTGTATTATTAGCAACAGTTATTTCGTAAAAGGATCTGTTCTAGAACAGGAGGAAATCAGGGGTatggatgaagaagaggaggagggagAGCAACCAAGAGAATCTGAAGAAAGTGCAAGTGATTCTGATCTAGAGAAAGGTGCCAAGGAGAAATCAGAGAAAGAATGTAAAGTTGCTGAAGCCCCAGTTCAGTATATGCATGAGATCTCCTCAGCAGAAGATGTGGATGCCagatattcagaaataataatggAAGACAAGCACCAAGCAGATTACAGATTTGGAATGCAGGAACAGCCAACATCAGCATCACCATGCTTTGAACActttagtagcagtagtagtacaaAGGACGAAGTCATAGACAATTTACAAAAATCAGAATTTAGCCCTAGCAGCACAGCATCTTTTCACCCAGACAGTTACACATACATCTGTCAGAGTAACATAAAAGAGCTTTCGACTGGCGTTGATAATTCATACAGTGATAATGAGGATGATGCTGGTGATGAAAACTGTCATCCAAGAATATCTTATGAAAAGCCGAAAACTAAAAAAACAGATCTAGAAGGTTTTTCACATGGTAAATTGAGTGAAGATAATTATTTTGATAACAAAAAGAATGAGACAGAGAAACAGGAAACAGGGAATACTCCAAGTAAAAACAAGAATGATTTGTTTTCATCCTCTGACCTTGATTACAATTCATCTTCAGCCACTTTTTCTTCCACTTCTGCATATGATTTTATGTCATCGGCATCTGTCACTCAGTCAGCTTATCAACCATTTGGTGAAGAGTTTGAAGCTCCACCTACCACTTCCTCTGAAGTCTTCAAATCAGATACTGACAGTGCTTGTTTTGAATATTCctccttcacagaagaaaaccttATTGTTAAGGAGAAACCTATTTCCAGTACAGGGGCATTATTAAAAGATGAGTATTTAGAAGTTTCCAAGGAGGTAGCTTCTACAAAATCCTTCTCTGACCCAACCCATTTTTCTTCTATTAGTCCTTTTGAAGAGCTTAAACGTTTCCCTTCATCTTTTACTGCATCTGATGACTCTGTCATGAAATGTGAGGGAACTTTACAAGTAACAGCATTACAAAAAGAGCATCACCAGAAAATTTCTGACTGGAGTGAAAAATCTGACTTGTGTTCTGCATCACAGAACATTCCGTCTTATTCTGTCCATTCACAGTCTTCTTTTAAAGAAGATCAAACACGAAGTCTTTTTGATGTTTCACCTTTGTTGCCTGCTGATTCTAGAGTGAAATGTTTTTATGAGGAGTCTGATAATGCTGAGGAAGAGACATATCTATATGAAACTGAAGACAACACCTTGCCTTGTAGGGTCGAATGCCAAAGATTACCACCAACTGCGCCAGTAGAACAGAATGTTCTGGAACATGAGGAAACACAGGGGTTTTATGGAATTTCTTCCCCTTGCTTAAGCTCTGACACATCCAGTCACCTTCCAGATGTGCTGTCCTCATTTCCTCAACCATCTCTGCAAGCCTCTCAGGCAAATGGGCCAACAGAGATAAGCATGAGTCCACCAGCAGTGCCCTTTGGAGCTCCAGAAGCGTTAAGCATTGAATCACCTTCCCATATTCATGTAAAACCCGAAAAtaaattagaagaagaaaaagcagcagaagatgaaaagaaaaaagagaaaagcagtGCCTCTGTGTGCATTGTAGAGCACGGGAAAAAGGTAATACCTCCAGCTTCAGCTTTTCATTCTAGTGAAGTACAGTGTAAGGAAGACAAGGAAAGGACAAGTGAAAGGATGACTCGTCCAGTTTCACTTTCTTCTGCTGAACATAGTTTCTCCTCATCATGTTATagtgagacatcagacagacccCGAGAAGATTCTGAGGAGCCACCTGATATATGCATGGGTGCCACATCATCCTTTTCTCCTTCATCCATAGGTTTTTCTTCTTGTGAGTACAAACACAGAAAAGGGGAGCTTTCGCCATCTTTCATTAATCCCAGCCCTCACAGGCTGTCTAGTGAGGAAGATGATGAGGAAGAAGGAAGTGAACAGTCCCAAGAAGGAGATGATCATAAACAACTTTCTTCTTCAAAAAGGCATTTACACCAGCACCATTATCATGGTCACCATGGAGATGATAGCCAACATCTTCCAGGTGCCATGGCTTCAGGTCTGGCAACAGCTGGAGAAGATACTCCACCTACCTCTGTTAGTGAGTCACTTCCATCCCAATCAGATTCTGATGTCCCTCCAGAAACAGAGGAGTGCCCTTCCATCACTGCAGATGCAAACATGGATTCTGATGAGGATGCAGAGTTTTTGCCTGTCGACAAGTCTGCAGCTGTTGGAGGGAGCAATCACCACACATCTGTATCCAGGTCAGAAAGAGGGTATGATCCTCCACCTGCCCCTTTAATGGATCCCTTCCCACATCCTCCACACCCTGATGTTTGCATGATCGACCCAGAGGTATTGCTAAATGATCATAATTTAGTGAATCGCAGtgataaaatgctaaaaaaagacATGAAGAACAATAAAGGTGTGAGAAAACCACTTAACAAATCGAAATCTGCTTCTCCTGGTCGGAAGACAGATACTAGAGGAAAAAGGTCACCCACTCCCGCCAAGCAGCTGCAATCTGCTAAAGACTCAATTGAAAAATCACCGAGGACAACTTCAGTTCGAAAAAAGGATGGTGAGAAGACCTCTAAGTCATTGCATATGTCTGACATGCAAGGTTCCCGAGGTGAAGACAAGGATGAGGTGACGAGATCAAGTCCAGGACATAACCTGGGGAGAGGACTAGTCAATGGTATTAAAAATAACACAG tttccaGTTCTCAGAAGTCTGCATCAGGTGTTCCTCCAGGTCCCCCAATATATGTTGACCTGGCCTATATACCTAATCATTGCAGTGCCAAGAATGTAGACCAAGAATTCTTTAAACGGGTTCGTGCAGCTTACTATGTAGTAAGCGGCAATGATTCCGGCAGTGGGGAACCTAGTCGAAGTGTCCTGGATGCTTTGCTCGAGGGAAAGTCTCAGTGGGGCAACAATTTGCAG GTTACTTTAATACCAACACATGACACAGAAGTTACTAGAGAATGGTATCAACAAACTCATGAGAAACAACAAGAATTGAACATTATGGTTCTAGCCAGCAGCAGCACGGTGGTCATGCAGGATGAATCCTTCCCTGCCTGCAAGATTGAGTTTTGA